Proteins from a genomic interval of Caulobacter sp. NIBR1757:
- a CDS encoding NADH-quinone oxidoreductase subunit C — MDASLEALGQSIVANSAGSIVSWKVEFGELTVSAQMNRIVEALTFLRDHPDTRFQQLVDLAGVDYPERAQRFDVVYHLLSMVKNHRIRVKVATDEDTAVPSITPVYPVADWFEREAFDMYGIFFDNHPDLRRILTDYGFHGHPLRKDFPMTGYVEVRYDDELKRVVYEPVKIAEFRNFDFLSPWEGAQYALPGDDKAKEGGQ, encoded by the coding sequence CTGGACGCGAGCCTCGAAGCGCTCGGCCAGAGCATCGTCGCCAACAGCGCCGGATCGATCGTCTCCTGGAAGGTCGAGTTCGGGGAGCTGACGGTCAGCGCCCAGATGAACCGCATCGTCGAGGCCCTGACCTTCCTGCGCGACCATCCGGACACCCGCTTTCAGCAGCTGGTCGATCTGGCCGGCGTCGACTACCCCGAGCGGGCCCAACGGTTCGACGTCGTCTACCACCTGCTGTCGATGGTGAAGAACCACCGCATCCGCGTGAAGGTGGCGACCGACGAGGACACCGCCGTGCCGTCGATCACCCCGGTCTATCCGGTCGCCGACTGGTTCGAGCGCGAGGCGTTCGACATGTACGGCATCTTCTTCGACAACCACCCGGACCTTCGCCGCATCCTGACCGACTACGGGTTCCACGGGCATCCGCTGCGCAAGGACTTCCCGATGACCGGCTACGTCGAGGTCCGCTACGACGACGAGCTGAAGCGGGTGGTCTACGAGCCGGTGAAGATCGCCGAGTTCCGCAACTTCGATTTCCTCAGCCCCTGGGAAGGCGCGCAGTACGCGCTGCCGGGCGATGACAAGGCGAAGGAGGGCGGCCAATGA
- a CDS encoding NADH-quinone oxidoreductase subunit B, whose product MEKGSPGMGVIVPGSTAAVPALSGARSTVPAYDPKVHDPYFDAISDRLADKGFVVAAADDLITWARTGSLMWMTFGLACCAVEMMHSAMPRYDLERYGFAPRASPRQSDVMIVAGTLTNKMAPALRKVYDQMPEPRYVISMGSCANGGGYYYYSYSVVRGCDRVVPVDIYVPGCPPTAEALVYGVLQLQKKIRRTGTIER is encoded by the coding sequence ATGGAAAAAGGGAGCCCTGGAATGGGAGTAATCGTTCCGGGCAGCACGGCTGCGGTTCCGGCTCTGAGCGGCGCTCGCTCGACGGTCCCGGCCTACGACCCCAAGGTCCACGACCCTTATTTCGACGCCATCTCCGACCGCCTGGCCGACAAGGGCTTCGTGGTCGCGGCGGCCGACGACCTGATCACCTGGGCCCGCACCGGCAGCCTGATGTGGATGACCTTCGGCCTGGCCTGCTGCGCCGTCGAGATGATGCACTCGGCCATGCCGCGCTATGACCTGGAGCGCTACGGCTTCGCGCCGCGCGCCAGCCCGCGCCAGTCGGACGTGATGATCGTCGCCGGCACCCTGACCAACAAGATGGCCCCGGCCCTGCGCAAGGTCTACGACCAGATGCCGGAGCCCCGCTACGTCATCTCCATGGGCAGCTGCGCCAACGGCGGCGGCTACTACTATTACTCGTACTCAGTCGTTCGTGGCTGTGACCGCGTGGTGCCCGTCGACATCTATGTGCCGGGCTGTCCGCCGACCGCCGAGGCGCTGGTCTACGGGGTGCTGCAGCTGCAGAAAAAAATCCGCCGGACGGGGACCATCGAGCGATGA
- a CDS encoding NADH-quinone oxidoreductase subunit D, with translation MSDVITPDQPTYASEHDGIPETPVRKFNLNFGPQHPAAHGVLRLVLELDGEVVERVDPHIGLLHRGTEKLMEARTYLQNIPYFDRLDYVAPMNQEHAFCLAIEKLLGVEVPIRGSIIRVLYSEIGRVLNHLLNVTTQAMDVGALTPPLWGFEEREKLMIFYERACGARLHSNYFRPGGVHQDLPDRLVEDIDKWAIAFPKVCDDIEGLITENRIFKQRNVDIGVVTKEQALAWGFSGVMVRGSGIAWDLRRNQPYECYNDFDFQIPLGKNGDCYDRYLCRMQEMRESTRIIRQACEKLRTVRGPVMTEDNKITPPRRAEMKRSMEALIHHFKLYTEGFRTPEGEVYAQVEAPKGEFGVYLVSDGSNKPYRCKIRAPGFPHLAAMDWMNRGHMLADVSAILGSLDIVFGEIDR, from the coding sequence ATGAGCGACGTGATCACCCCCGATCAACCGACCTACGCCAGCGAACACGACGGCATCCCCGAGACCCCGGTCCGCAAGTTCAACCTCAACTTCGGCCCGCAGCACCCGGCAGCCCACGGCGTGTTGCGCCTGGTGCTGGAGCTGGACGGCGAAGTCGTCGAGCGGGTCGATCCGCACATCGGCCTGCTGCACCGCGGCACCGAGAAGCTGATGGAGGCCCGCACCTACCTCCAGAACATCCCGTACTTCGACCGCCTCGACTACGTGGCGCCGATGAACCAGGAGCATGCCTTCTGCCTGGCCATCGAGAAGCTGCTGGGCGTCGAGGTGCCGATCCGCGGCAGCATCATCCGGGTGCTGTATTCGGAAATCGGCCGGGTTCTGAACCACCTTCTCAACGTCACCACCCAGGCGATGGACGTCGGCGCCCTGACCCCGCCGCTGTGGGGCTTCGAGGAGCGCGAGAAGCTGATGATCTTCTACGAGCGCGCCTGCGGCGCTCGTCTGCACAGCAACTACTTCCGCCCCGGCGGCGTCCACCAGGACCTGCCTGATCGGCTCGTCGAAGACATCGACAAGTGGGCGATCGCCTTCCCGAAGGTCTGCGACGACATCGAAGGCCTGATCACCGAGAACCGCATCTTCAAGCAGCGCAACGTCGACATCGGCGTGGTGACCAAGGAACAGGCCCTGGCCTGGGGCTTCTCGGGCGTCATGGTGCGCGGCTCGGGCATCGCTTGGGACCTGCGCCGCAATCAGCCTTACGAGTGCTACAACGACTTCGACTTCCAGATCCCGCTGGGCAAGAACGGCGACTGCTACGACCGCTACCTCTGCCGCATGCAGGAGATGCGCGAGTCGACCAGGATCATCCGCCAGGCCTGTGAAAAGCTGCGCACCGTGCGCGGCCCGGTGATGACGGAAGACAACAAGATCACCCCGCCGCGCCGCGCCGAGATGAAGCGGTCGATGGAGGCCCTGATCCACCACTTCAAGCTCTACACCGAAGGCTTCCGCACCCCGGAAGGCGAGGTCTATGCGCAGGTGGAGGCGCCCAAGGGCGAGTTCGGCGTCTATCTGGTCAGCGACGGCAGCAACAAGCCCTACCGCTGCAAGATCCGCGCGCCGGGCTTCCCGCACCTGGCGGCCATGGACTGGATGAACCGCGGCCACATGCTGGCCGATGTGTCGGCGATCCTGGGCAGCCTGGATATCGTGTTCGGCGAAATCGATCGGTGA